GGCGCCCCGCCGCACAAGGACGGCAAGCGGCCGCAGCAGCCCAACTCCGGTAAGctagctctcctcctcctcctctcataTGTACCATCGATCTTTAATTTCTAGCCATGGATCTATAGCTGAGAGCCTGAGAGAGAGCTCGCGCGTGTGCAGGGATGACGATGGTGCAGCACGTCGTGGTAGACGCCGCCGAGAGGTCGAAGCTGCACGGCGAGGTGATGGCGTGCCCGTACGAGGACGTGCAGGTGATGTGGGACATGCTCGACAAGGCCAGGATCCGCGAGTTCAATGGCAGCTAGCTTAGCTCTGCATGctgatatatatgcatgccttTTAATTCCAAGAGGGGATCCATCGAGAGCATAGATCAACCTGTGCATATATAGCAAGATAGGATGGAAATCTCTTCGccgattgatcgatcgactCCGTTCATCTAGTGCTTGAGTTTGATCCTACATATATATCGGCGCGTTCATGCATGATTCCCGCGGATCGAATAGTCATGTCGTCGTTGCAGTTCTATGTTTTGTATGTACGTAGTagaaactagctagctagctatggcTGGTAATGGACGATGTGAGAAATCCCCATCGGCACTCTTTTGGTTAAGGTGCTGAATTGGAGAGATGTATATTTTTGTGGCCACAGGACCATTGGAATCTTTACCATTCcaactcctctctctcgctctctctgAGAAATGGTATCTCTAGCTAGATAGGTAGGAACCTTCAAGTTCAAGATCTGaggtttttattattaattggTGTCTGAATAATCTCTCTGCTATATGTTAATTTAGCTCCACGTAAAATGCATGGGAATAACCAGACAtaattctatttatatatagaaatagagATGGATTAATGACATAACGTATCAACTCTACTGCAAATAACCTGCATGATTAATCCGCTCGGGAATAGTTAGCATGCATATTCTTTCGCAGAACATTTCACGAGCTCACAAGATCTAGAAAGTACATGCAGTTCTATCTCAACTCTCTAGATAGTTTTTCGTTCGGTATgtctagtgatcaaatgtttaaaaaattaaattccatcaaacaaatttgataATCTAAAGGCATACACGCAAGTCAAAAAGCCCATACACGTTCTCTCCCTCAGGCCCCATGTATTGCGCGCGTGTTTGAcagaacaaaaaatcaaacgtttgatcaatagcaaaagtattTTTCCTTATGTCTTTTCTATGACATTAAGTGCacgttttttttcaatctcAACACTGCAGATTTTTCTACCTCAACGCAAGGTCTAGAAAGACATGCAGAGATAGCTACCAAAAACCATACcaaggggtgtttagttggaaaaaacaaaatttgttgGTGTCACGTCAGACGTTTGATTGGATATCGGAAGGGTTTTCGggtacgaatgaaaaaacaaatttcacggctcaaCTGGAaactgtgagacgaattttttgagcctaattaattcgttattagcacatgtgggttactgtagcactaatggctaatcatgggctaattggactcaaaagattcgtctcatgatttctttcataactatgcaattagtaggtgtccaaagattcgatgtaatgtttttagaaaaaaaaataggaactaAATCGATCTATTGGAGGATTGTAAAGAAATTTAGGAAGGGGactaacaaatcaataaagcaATACCAATCAAACATGAAACAAGAACTAATTATTTCCATGATGTTTAGTCTACATGGCATCTCTTAGAAGACTAATCATTATTAGAACGATTAAGAAAACATTGCCAACATCATGAGATACTCCAGTTAGAATATGGAACACCCTATACCTGCATAGTCCTGCGTGTTTCA
This is a stretch of genomic DNA from Oryza brachyantha chromosome 1, ObraRS2, whole genome shotgun sequence. It encodes these proteins:
- the LOC121053235 gene encoding uncharacterized protein LOC121053235 — encoded protein: MAGSWVRTITSPFRKACNIFGAPPHKDGKRPQQPNSGMTMVQHVVVDAAERSKLHGEVMACPYEDVQVMWDMLDKARIREFNGS